The sequence GACCAGGTCATTTATTTACAACGAGAAATGCAACGCTACTCTTTGCCTCCTAAACCTTGATCAATTTTGTATCCAGGTTACCACCATCCCTTTACCCCATGTGCTTCCGATTGGGTGTGGTGCTTTATCAAGTGCAAGCTTTTTACTGTTCGAAACTTAAACTATCTGaagatttagggctggattttcagttgttgaCACCTTGGTTTTGCGCCCCGGGGAGGAGGTAATGGCGGCAGGAAGCATTTCTGAGCGGGCAGCTATTTTCCAGCACCCCGCCAGAACATTTGGGTGCCGGGTTAGCGGGGGCCTGgaacattaccgcccgggagaggtgcgttggtgtgcaatgcccctggttgcgacaccggctcgaaatcTGAAACTCGCCCGATCCGCGGAGCTCCGCAGCGCCCCTAGTGGATCCGTCTGGGAAAGCGGGCGCCGTGAGGGACGGAAtggcgacctcaggtaagtgtgattgggtttCATCTTTTGATTTTTGCAATTTATATTTGTGTGGTgtcagtaaagtattgggaatgtttttggtgggttgttTTAcagttttctcccccccccccagtgaagcCTCTCTTTcagcgctctgaggccggctgtttcgcTCGGGATTCTCAGTTACTGAGCCGGACTAGCGCCCCGAGGGAGGTGTGCAACGCCCCTCCCcctgcgctccgccccacactcagggcccagctggtgaattttgcagccggagacgcaaaccatttcccgcccCGCCCGGGTTAACGCCGTAACAGAGGCACGGCCGAATTTCCGCCCCGGATTTCCTCTCCTCCCCAATCACGCAGCGAGAATGGCGACGGTACCTCGAATAACGGAGAAGGGAGCCGAGCTGGTGCCATCATGGGTTCTGCTTTTGGAAGTGTTGATGCTGCCATTCTGGGCACCGCCGGCCGTCGCTGGGACCTCCGGCGGAGACGGCTGGGCCGGGTCCCCGAACCATAGCCGCAGGTACtccctggcgcagcgcctaaactgCCGGTTCAGGAGGGCGTAGAGAACGGGATTCAGGACGCAGTTGGCAAAGCTCAACCAAGTGGCGAGGAAGTCCAGCATCGCGGGGGCCCTGCCAGCGGGCAAGGACTCCCGGCGGAAGCTCAGAGTGAAGTAGGGCAGCCAGGTGACCATGCAGGTGGTGATCACGGCCACGATGGTTTTGGCCGTCTTCGACTCCATCGCCACGTCCGACGTGCTGTTTGCGTTCAGGTTGACGGTGGAGTTGGACGATATGAAGCTGGTCCACTTCCTCGGCAGGCTGGCCTGCAATAGTCGGAAGGACCTCAGCTCGGTGAGAATTGAGCCGCTGCCTTGGCCAGGAGACAGGTTGCTGGTGCACCGCTGAGCTTTGTGCTTCAAGTGGTCGCGAGTGACCCGATATATTAAGTAGTAGGAGACGGTGACCGTCACCAAAGACGTCACGTAGATCCAAAAGAAAGTGTAGATTCCGTACGCCAGACTTGGGCCCCCAGCGGACCAGCTGTAGTCACACAAACACCTGGCCGGGGAGAACCTGTAAAGGCCAAGGCCGAAAAGCGGTGGGATTCCGTAGAGCAGCCCACTCCACCACAAGAACACAATCATTTTCCTCGCTCGGTCCCGCGGTATGGTGAGGATAAACGGCCTCGCGATGACATAATACCTGTCCACGGCGATCCCAGCCACCGACAGCACGGACACGTTTCTCAAGAAGGTGGTTAGGAAGCCCGACATTTGGCACAAGGTCCCCCCCAAGGGCCAGCTCCGGGCAACGGTTGCTATGACAATGAAGGGCACGCCTAAAAGGACAATCAGGAAGTCAGCCAGGGCCAGGGACACCACAAACATGTTGGTGACACTTCTCAGGGGCCGACACTTGTAGACCAACGCCAGGACCAAGACGTTCAGTGGAAGACCGAAGATCACGATGAGCAAATATAGAATTGCTTGGGAGGCAGTTGCAGCCAACGATGGCTGTTGTTGCCCACTGCTGTTGGATCCCAAGGCCCCTGGGACCAAGCTCTGAAAATTGCTCATCGTTATTGTAACTGTGGAAGCATTAACTTCAAAACCGATTCTTTCCCTCGTTCAGTCAACTGTGCGATGCGCTcaccagccctccctccctccaggcACACGTCATCATCAGCTTCAGTCCCAGGGAGATAATTGCTCAGTAATTCAGTTGCCGTTATCCTCTGTCCGTCCCGAGTGGGGCCTGGTTGATCGTATGTAACTTCTTGCGGATTATAACGTGGAAGGAGCCAGTTACTGTATAAACCCAACGTTTCCTTCCGCTCACTGTAGGACGGAACTCAAACCGACTGCCAGAAAACTTCACCGAGTGAATAAGTTGGTTCTCAAAGTCCGGTGACTCAGAACTAGGTGCTCGTCTTTCAGGCCAGCCTCCCAGTTCTTAACTTCAGGTTTTCCCATTAATACCATGGCTTATCGCCACTTTTTGTTTGTTGTTCATTCCcgggatgcgggcgtcgctggcagggccggcatttattgcccatctctaattgccccttgagaaggtggtggtgagccgccttcttgaaccgctgcagtccgtgtggtgaaggtgctcccacagtgctgttagggagggagttccaggattgtgacccagcgacgatgaaggaacggccgatatatttccaagtcaggatggtgtgtgactgggaggggaacgtggaggtggtggtgttcccatgggcctgctgcccttgtccttctagggggtagaggtcgcgggtttgggaggtgctgccgaagaagccttggcgagttgagccAGTTCAGTGAGGGAGTTCGCTCTGGAGGCCtggaaagatacaaagaaacacAAGTCTCTGTAGTGTAGTGTCAAATCACTTTTTCTGACATTCTGTTTAGAACAAAGAAATCTGGGAATATTGTTTACCGGTAACAAATTATAGAAAGATAGGATTAAGTAACAGGTAAAGGGCTTAGATTTGATTTTGTGCAAATGTACTTATGATAATACAAACATTCCAAACTGATgggcagaaaatgaccaactggtcCAGTAAGCCTGCCCCGCacgcagccggggctcagtgggcagcacactcgcctcctgagtcaggaggttgtgggttcaagtcccactccagggacttgagcacaaaaatctaggctgacactcccagtgcactgtcagaggtgccatctttcagatgagacaaactgaggccccgtctgctctctcaggtggacataaaagatctcatggcactatttcgaagaagagcagtggatttatccccggtgtcctgggccaatatttatctctcaatcatagaaacatagaaacatagaaaataggtgcaggagcaggccattcagcccttctagcctgcaccgccattcaacgagttcatggctgaacatgaaacttcagtacccacttcctgctttcacgccataccccttgatcccccgagtagtaaggacttcatctaactcccttttgaatatatttagtgaattggcctcaactacttcctgtggtagagaattccacaggttcaccactctctgggtgaagaagtttctccttatctcggtcctaaatggcttaccccttatccttagactgtgacccctggttctggacttccccaacattgggaacattcttcctgcatccaacctgtccaaacccgtcagaattttaaacgtttctatgaggtcccctctcactcttctgaactccagtgaatacaagcccagttgattcagtctttcttgataggtcagtcccaccatcc is a genomic window of Pristiophorus japonicus isolate sPriJap1 chromosome 21, sPriJap1.hap1, whole genome shotgun sequence containing:
- the LOC139233551 gene encoding probable G-protein coupled receptor No18, with amino-acid sequence MSNFQSLVPGALGSNSSGQQQPSLAATASQAILYLLIVIFGLPLNVLVLALVYKCRPLRSVTNMFVVSLALADFLIVLLGVPFIVIATVARSWPLGGTLCQMSGFLTTFLRNVSVLSVAGIAVDRYYVIARPFILTIPRDRARKMIVFLWWSGLLYGIPPLFGLGLYRFSPARCLCDYSWSAGGPSLAYGIYTFFWIYVTSLVTVTVSYYLIYRVTRDHLKHKAQRCTSNLSPGQGSGSILTELRSFRLLQASLPRKWTSFISSNSTVNLNANSTSDVAMESKTAKTIVAVITTCMVTWLPYFTLSFRRESLPAGRAPAMLDFLATWLSFANCVLNPVLYALLNRQFRRCAREYLRLWFGDPAQPSPPEVPATAGGAQNGSINTSKSRTHDGTSSAPFSVIRELQRSASPSFPGDSSPRTNPMIRPRLASFQRRAGPGQSPRPMMELSREWRVTPRGMDTDPREKMLEAQSSLSRGPTAFPDLTLDIRVGWTLNLAATGHVDKKSFPCPDSVERQLKTLIVL